From Penicillium digitatum chromosome 5, complete sequence, one genomic window encodes:
- a CDS encoding C2H2 transcription factor (Egr2), putative, whose translation MLSTCYTTQRTNIFREPLYSFPAPVIAHRGIEEMSSCRTSIVSILNNDDNPSFAVRSAPQSSRTHSSPSHHPHYSERLPPPASDPQFTRPTASSESPATSPRGTRHHPDAVPEVVQPVSPGSSDGSVYECFTSQRSVYHPYARQDSRRESYQFPSRGPAASRTPPETCSNTPETASSQTGATRSTGRKNKYPCPYAASHGCSSTFTTSGHAARHGKKHTGEKSVHCPICNKAFTRKDNMKQHIRTHRTHSDEMRSISEPDTDPRWAMARPGSAYASVSHQRNISQPVESVVQPLLGPAPQAP comes from the exons ATGTTGTCGACGTGTTACACGACACAGAGGACAAACATCTTTCGAGAGCCGCTG TATAGCTTTCCAGCCCCGGTGATCGCACATCGGGGCATTGAGGAGATGTCTAGCTGCAGGACCAGCATTGTGTCCATTTTAAATAATGATGACAACCCATCGTTTGCGGTTCGCTCCGCTCCCCAATCCAGTCGGACTCACTCATCACCATCACATCATCCACATTATTCAGAACGACTACCCCCGCCCGCCAGTGACCCACAGTTCACCCGTCCCACAGCTTCATCGGAATCTCCGGCAACCTCACCACGAGGAACGAGGCATCATCCGGATGCGGTGCCTGAAGTCGTCCAGCCCGTTTCACCCGGGTCGTCCGATGGCTCAGTTTACGAATGTTTCACCAGTCAACGATCAGTTTATCATCCGTATGCCCGGCAGGACTCGCGACGGGAATCATACCAATTCCCTTCTCGCGGACCAGCAGCTTCTCGAACGCCACCTGAAACTTGTTCGAACACACCCGAAACGGCTTCTTCTCAGACCGGGGCAACGCGCAGTACGGGGCGAAAGAACAAGTACCCGTGCCCCTATGCCGCGAGCCATGGGTGCTCTTCAACGTTTACCACTTCGGGCCACGCTGCGCGCCACGGCAAGAAGCACACTGGTGAAAAGAGTGTCCACTGTCCGATCTGTAACAAGGCCTTTACGAGGAAAGACAATATGAAACAGCACATTCGGACTCACCGCACACACTCGGACGAGATGCGCTCTATTTCGGAACCAGACACTGATCCTCGGTGGGCCATGGCTCGTCCCGGCTCGGCCTACGCTTCCGTTTCCCACCAGCGCAATATCAGTCAACCTGTGGAGTCAGTAGTACAGCCTCTCCTAGGACCTGCTCCACAGGCGCCCTAG
- a CDS encoding putative RNA-directed DNA polymerase from transposon X-element has product MEAEPTISGIRSIFRELRNEARLRWWDTVSQKLSQWYRRWSDTYEIDSPPELEPRRPALHRWLALRSSHGDFDWYHRKFNHEDAKLDCSCGRRKSPEHLALCHKTQRSFRHWPKRPPTPPTDRTEAVAYLRSLDPKQFVELLELTSFYSRVCTR; this is encoded by the coding sequence atggaagccgaacccacgattagcgggatccgatccatcttccgggaacttcggaacgaggctcgcttgcgctggtgggacacggtctctcaaaaactctcccagtggtaccgacgctggtcagacacctacgagattgattcaccgccggaactcgaaccccgacgaccagcgctccaccgctggcttgccctccgctcgtcgcatggcgacttcgactggtaccaccgcaagttcaaccacgaagacgccaaactcgactgctcatgcggccgccgaaagtcaccagagcacctcgctctctgccacaaaacccagaggtctttccgacactggccaaaacgccccccgacacctccaaccgacaggacagaggcagtcgcctaccttcgcagcctggaccccaagcagtttgttgaactactggagctcacaagcttctactcgcgggtctgcacgaggtaa
- a CDS encoding Acyl-CoA N-acyltransferase — translation MPGFSFPPGFTIPTPRLQISPFNPTDPAHCTFLVQLWNTEDFISSCGDTGVTTPEKAASFLENRVLKSYAYYGYGMFLVSRQTDDGVKPVGVVSLLKGIPPDPHYLAPDIGFAMLPEEGRKGYATEAATALLEYVKTCLGVDAVFGFCSPANQRSRGTLEKLGMEFRGVWPLHILGGEESAVYALPGMSEDLSIYNLD, via the coding sequence ATGCCAGGATTCTCCTTCCCACCGGGCTTcacaattcccaccccacGTCTTcaaatcagcccattcaacCCCACCGACCCAGCCCACTGTACCTTCTTAGTCCAACTCTGGAACACTGAGGATTTCATCAGCTCCTGCGGAGACACCGGAGTCACCACACCAGAAAAGGCAGCATCATTCCTTGAAAACAGAGTCTTGAAAAGCTACGCCTACTATGGCTATGGCATGTTTCTAGTCTCGCGACAGACCGACGATGGCGTGAAGCCGGTCGGTGTTGTATCGCTGTTAAAGGGGATTCCACCAGACCCCCATTACCTTGCCCCCGATATCGGGTTTGCCATGTTACCCGAAGAAGGTCGGAAGGGGTATGCGACCGAGGCAGCGACGGCTCTTTTGGAGTATGTGAAAACGTGTCTTGGGGTAGACGCTGTGTTTGGATTCTGTTCACCTGCAAATCAACGCAGTCGGGGAACTTTGGAGAAACTTGGAATGGAGTTCAGGGGGGTCTGGCCGTTGCATATTCTTGGTGGAGAGGAGAGTGCTGTGTATGCTTTGCCAGGGATGAGTGAGGATTTGAGTATTTACAATCTTGACTGA
- a CDS encoding 3-oxoacyl-(Acyl-carrier-protein) reductase produces MARVLEGKFGIVTGGSRGIGEAIARNLASKGCSLLLNFTSESSRAPTEALCSFLATSHNIKCESVQADLSTPAEAVTAIIGAAQEQFSTDGKLQIDILINNAGVSQDRNLNDATKGPIEAEHFNWHYAINVLAPLLLTQACAPFLPTDRSGRIVSISSVSSSLGFVGQSIYGGTKAAVEAMTRTWARELADRATVNAVNPGPVVGDMYFATGEQFWKDIQGHQDNTPLSKLDVHNPDTMSRLTDEQKRLIQEKMGGRRPAFTSEVAGVVGMLCTPDGLWCTGSVVCANGGMKMGQ; encoded by the exons ATGGCTCGAGTACTTGAAGGGAAATTCGGCATTGTCACTGGCGGATCGCGGG GAATTGGCGAAGCAATTGCCCGCAATCTGGCCTCAAAAGGCTGCTCACTACTTCTGAACTTCACTTCGGAGTCTTCGCGCGCCCCCACTGAAGCGTTGTGCTCCTTCTTAGCCACAAGCCACAACATCAAGTGTGAGAGCGTGCAAGCCGATCTGAGCACGCCCGCCGAAGCCGTGACAGCCATCATCGGTGCTGCACAAGAACAGTTCAGTACCGATGGAAAACTTCAGATCGACATCCTGATCAATAATGCCGGCGTATCGCAAGATCGGAACCTGAACGATGCCACCAAGGGCCCTATTGAGGCCGAGCACTTCAACTGGCATTACGCGATCAATGTCCTCGCCCCGCTTCTACTCACACAGGCATGCGCCCCCTTCCTCCCAACCGACCGAAGCGGTCGTATCGTGAGCATTTCCAGTGTATCCTCGTCGCTCGGGTTCGTAGGTCAGTCGATCTATGGCGGTACCAAGGCTGCTGTTGAGGCGATGACTCGCACCTGGGCACGTGAACTGGCAGACCGTGCGACTGTGAACGCTGTTAACCCCGGCCCGGTTGTTGGTGATATGTACTTTGCGACCGGAGAGCAGTTCTGGAAGGATATCCAAGGACACCAGGATAACACGCCTCTGAGCAAGTTGGATGTGCATAATCCGGACACTATGAGTCGCTTGACCGATGAGCAGAAGCGGTTGATCCAGGAGAAGATGGGTGGTCGTCGACCGGCTTTCACCAGTGAGGTTGCGGGCGTCGTTGGCATGCTGTGTACGCCTGATGGTCTTTGGTGCACTGGCAGTGTGGTCTGTGCCAACGGTGGCATGAAGATGGGACAATAG
- a CDS encoding putative beta-glucuronidase: MKIGRVTPTLRGEWTHMVYYVEWTNNVDEYPFGLPRICLRLNTIKMTWPKRYASTIWRSTALLVPFLLRKLLQQFYGCQQTSFAPCAVRSPAHVGLFRTNRTIPITTETLMYHTNNVHNLAYVGLPYTIQGLNSIACQGVNGETSLFGDALWLVDFPLWAAAHFDQGLNYRDASW, from the exons ATGAAAATAGGGAGAGTCACTCCAACTTTACGTGG TGAATGGACGCATATGGTGTACTATGTAGAATGGACGAACAACGTTGACGAATATCCCTTTGGACTGCCGAGGATCTGCTTACGTTTGAATACGATCAAGATGACCTGGCCAAAGAGATATGCTTCCACAATCTGGAGATCCACTGCTCTTCTTGTTCCATTTTTGCTTCGCAAACTTTTGCAACAGTTCTATGGGTGTCAACAAACCTCCTTTGCCCCTTGCGCAGTTAGATCCCCAGCGCATGTCGGTCTATTTCGCACCAACCGAACAATACCGATCACGACAGAGACTTTGATGTATCACACAAACAACGTGCACAATCTTGCATATGTTGGCCTTCCTTACACAATACAAGGGCTAAATTCGATTGCATGCCAGGGCGTGAATGGAGAGACAAGTCTTTTCGGTGATGCTCTCTGGCTGGTCGATTTCCCCCTCTGGGCAGCAGCACAC TTCGACCAAGGGCTAAACTACCGTGACGCCTCGTGGTAG
- a CDS encoding Kelch-type beta propeller, with the protein MTGPKPLLKIEGDCSTVHSNTLYTYSPTGFQSLPLKENGIWKTLPSPEYTVTGPVCVQGGIEGIEDDEDKKALYLVGGTGSPGNSGLQRFSFSTQKWETLTMDSPSMKDRVGHGAGYISSTSQILVYAGNTDGSTQASQSTLLISTKAPPFIVSSGLDQGAPALHEPVVLPWSSSEVALIGGSATNTAIFIYESTSNKGWTISEATLPTAIDSSSLCAFASDSGTKVLEEFNMMASPNRVTSYILSLKGEVQNPVTAIASSGKRDLTDSYNGTFAPTESWSDYTLAQGNGLVILASGQSNNSLAIFNQTSNAWVNSTELFYGKGDQHVLKPSTTSFTSSTSTSTMSVTSSTSTSTMSVTSSTSMSTTSFTSSSSTSTSSFTSTATSASTTSTSSSTPVATAGGLTDHGKMVLGATLGSILGFGLILLIILLLLRRKNKKQGGRNGRGGDDKDRLSFQDRGLDPLTESAYPMARSPVPIAAASVDSLAIFSGHYQGEKTLKPPINTGYGLSPQPKSSSPLSTISTSGAMGASSVYSGNTSQAGDNTGPGNQAADRLTDEGWGKYFEDRSATNLQSDRSSISSTYTKSDYRGSAWPMSTLAPLNLGFLDHPKPLGHVLSGSPTTEHSSHELGGRSLVIPEGQSARISYADTISIASDDNHDDPSWQGAGHGSWLGRPTSSNYTTSFYQPSMQDMPWESSNAGLAKTARQSNARIPSVIIPHDIDEIPVQEQKNSTNSDMSWLNLKTGR; encoded by the coding sequence ATGACTGGTCCCAAACCCCTACTTAAAATCGAGGGCGATTGCTCCACTGTTCACAGCAACACCCTTTACACTTATTCGCCCACGGGCTTTCAATCACTACCTCTGAAAGAGAATGGGATCTGGAAGACCCTTCCATCCCCAGAATACACGGTTACTGGCCCTGTCTGCGTCCAAGGtgggatcgaagggattGAAGATGACGAAGATAAAAAAGCATTGTATCTGGTCGGCGGGACCGGATCCCCCGGTAACAGCGGCCTCCAACGCTTTTCTTTCAGTACACAGAAATGGGAGACATTAACCATGGATTCACCGTCGATGAAAGATCGGGTGGGCCATGGTGCCGGGTACATATCTTCAACTTCGCAAATCTTGGTCTATGCAGGAAATACAGATGGCAGCACACAGGCCTCTCAATCGACACTCCTCATTTCAACCAAAGCGCCCCCATTTATCGTGTCGTCCGGGCTCGACCAGGGCGCACCGGCATTGCATGAGCCCGTCGTTTTGCCTTGGAGTTCTTCCGAGGTAGCTTTGATAGGAGGCTCTGCCACCAATACTGCTATCTTTATCTACGAGTCCACAAGTAACAAAGGCTGGACCATCTCAGAGGCGACTCTTCCCACTGCAATCGATTCTTCATCTCTATGTGCATTCGCTTCCGACTCCGGGACCAAGGTCCTCGAGGAGTTTAACATGATGGCTTCCCCAAATCGGGTTACGAGCTACATTCTTAGCTTGAAAGGAGAGGTGCAGAACCCGGTGACAGCCATCGCATCCTCGGGAAAGAGGGATCTCACCGATTCCTACAACGGCACATTTGCCCCAACAGAATCCTGGTCTGATTATACGCTCGCCCAGGGTAATGGCTTGGTCATTCTCGCCAGCGGCCAAAGTAACAACTCGTTGGCAATCTTTAACCAGACTTCCAACGCATGGGTCAACTCTACAGAGCTGTTTTACGGAAAAGGAGATCAACATGTTCTCAAACCATCTACCACGTCATTCACATCATCTACTTCGACGTCAACTATGTCAGTCACATCATCTACTTCGACGTCAACTATGTCAGTCACATCATCTACTTCGATGTCAACTACATCATTCACTTCATCAAGTTCGACGTCAACTTCATCGTTCACATCTACGGCGACCTCAGCCTCAACTAcgtccacttcttcatcaacTCCAGTTGCGACTGCAGGCGGCTTGACTGATCATGGCAAAATGGTTCTTGGCGCGACTCTTGGGAGCATCCTCGGCTTTGGTTTGATTCTGCTTATCATTCTTCTCCTACTGCGACGCAAGAATAAGAAACAGGGAGGCAGAAATGGTCGTGGTGGTGATGACAAAGACCGCCTGAGCTTCCAGGATCGAGGCCTAGACCCCCTGACTGAAAGTGCTTACCCGATGGCAAGATCTCCCGTTCCAATCGCCGCTGCTTCGGTCGACTCATTGGCTATTTTCTCCGGCCACTATCAAGGAGAGAAAACCCTCAAGCCACCCATCAATACGGGTTATGGATTGTCTCCTCAGCCTAAGAGTAGTAGTCCGCTCTCTACAATTTCCACCAGCGGTGCCATGGGCGCATCAAGCGTCTACTCCGGTAACACCAGTCAGGCAGGCGATAACACCGGGCCTGGAAACCAGGCTGCTGACCGACTGACCGACGAAGGCTGGGGGAAATACTTTGAGGACCGCAGTGCGACTAACTTGCAATCCGACCGCTCGTCAATAAGCTCCACCTACACCAAGTCCGATTACCGCGGAAGCGCCTGGCCGATGTCTACCTTGGCACCATTGAATTTGGGCTTCCTCGACCATCCCAAGCCACTAGGCCACGTTCTCAGCGGCAGCCCAACCACGGAACACAGTTCCCATGAGTTGGGCGGTCGAAGCTTAGTGATCCCGGAGGGCCAATCGGCACGAATCTCCTATGCAGATACAATCAGCATCGCCTCAGACGATAACCACGATGATCCAAGTTGGCAAGGTGCGGGCCATGGCAGCTGGCTTGGACGCCCCACAAGCAGCAACTACACTACCAGCTTCTACCAGCCTAGCATGCAAGATATGCCCTGGGAATCATCGAATGCCGGCCTCGCGAAAACGGCAAGACAGTCCAATGCACGAATACCAAGCGTCATCATACCACATGATATCGACGAAATTCCAGTGCAAGAGCAGAAGAACAGTACCAATTCAGATATGAGCTGGCTCAATCTTAAGACCGGTCGTTAA
- a CDS encoding Cell wall/choline-binding repeat: MRYAIINSLLFLAVSPLGVVARPIDPNDLAGQWDPSGQYRKGQWQHGVFVANNGGDSNNPNGQVEQNSQWRKNNQNGWTDANGQWHTDQTLQESNA; this comes from the coding sequence ATGCGCTACGCCATCATCAACAGCCTCCTCTTTTTGGCAGTCTCGCCACTAGGCGTCGTGGCACGTCCCATTGACCCCAACGATCTGGCTGGTCAGTGGGATCCGAGTGGACAGTACCGAAAGGGTCAGTGGCAGCATGGTGTCTTCGTTGCGAACAACGGCGGTGACAGCAACAACCCAAACGGCCAGGTTGAGCAGAATAGCCAGTGGCGCAAGAACAACCAAAACGGCTGGACTGATGCCAACGGACAATGGCACACAGACCAGACGCTCCAGGAAAGCAACGCCTAG
- a CDS encoding Adenosylhomocysteinase, which translates to MSAPAQKFKVADLSLAAFGRREIELSEVEMPGLMAIREKYGADQPLKGARIAGCLHMTIQTAVLIETLTHLGAEVTWTSCNIFSTQDHAAAAIAAAGVPVFAWKGETEEEYQWCLDQQLQAFKDGKKLNLILDDGGDLTSLIHTKYPEMLEDCFGVSEETTTGVHHLYKMLKDNKLKVPAINVNDCVTKSKFDNLYGCRESLIDGIKRATDVMIAGKVAVVAGYGDVGKGCAQALHSMGARVIVTEVDPINALQAAVQGYEVNTMEAAAPVGQIFVTTTGCRDILVGRHFEAMRNDAIVCNIGHFDIEIDVAWLKANAQSVQNIKPQVDRYNLNGKNIILLAEGRLVNLGCATGHSSFVMSCSFSNQVLAQIALFKAEDEAFGKKYVEFGAGGRKPVGVYVLPKQLDEQVARCHLEHVNAKLTELTPVQAEYLSLDINGPFKPEIYRY; encoded by the exons ATGTCTGCTCCCGCACAGAAGTTCAAGGTCGCTGACCTC TCGCTGGCCGCTTTCGGTCGCCGTGAGATCGAGCTCTCCGAGGTTGAGATGCCTGGTCTCATGGCCATCCGTGAGAAGTACGGTGCCGACCAGCCTCTCAAGGGTGCCCGTATTGCTGGTTGTCTTCACATGA CCATCCAGACCGCCGTCCTCATCGAGACCCTCACTCACCTCGGTGCCGAGGTCACCTGGACTTCTTGCAACATTTTCTCGACCCAGGATCACGCCGCTGCCGCCATTGCCGCCGCCGGTGTCCCTGT CTTCGCCTGGAAGGGTGAGACCGAGGAGGAGTACCAGTGGTGCTTGGACCAGCAGCTTCAGGCCTTCAAAGATGGCAAGAAGCTCAACCTCATCCTTGATGACGGTGGTGACCTCACCTCCCTCATCCACACCAAGTACCCCGAGATGCTCGAGGACTGCTTCGGTGTCTCCGAGGAGACCACCACCGGTGTTCACCACCTCTACAAGATGCTGAAGGACAACAAGCTCAAGGTCCCCGCCATCAACGTTAACGACTGTGTCACCAAGTCCAAGTTCGACAACCTTTACGGCTGCCGTGAGTCCCTCATCGATGGTATCAAGCGTGCCACCGATGTCATGATTGCTGGTAAGGTTGCTGTCGTTGCCGGTTACGGTGATGTCGGCAAGGGTTGTGCCCAGGCTCTCCACTCCATGGGTGCCCGTGTCATTGTCACTGAGGTCGATCCCATCAACGCCCTCCAGGCTGCCGTCCAGGGTTACGAGGTTAACACCATGGAGGCTGCTGCCCCTGTTGGTCAGATTTTCGTCACCACCACTGGTTGCCGTGACATCCTTGTTGGCCGTCACTTCGAGGCCATGCGCAACGACGCTATTGTCTGCA ACATTGGTCACTTCGATATTGAGATTGACGTCGCCTGGTTGAAGGCCAACGCTCAGTCTGTCCAGAACATCAAGCCCCAGGTTGACCGTTACAACCTCAACGGCAAGAATATCATCCTCCTCGCCGAGGGTCGTCTTGTCAACCTTGGCTGTGCTACCGGCCACTCTTCTTTCGTGATGTCCTGCTCTTTCTCCAACCAGGTCCTTGCCCAGATTGCCCTCTTCAAGGCTGAGGATGAGGCCTTTGGCAAGAAGTACGTCGAGTTCGGTGCCGGTGGCCGCAAGCCCGTCGGTGTTTACGTTCTGCCCAAGCAGCTCGACGAGCAGGTCGCTCGCTGCCACTTGGAACACGTCAACGCCAAGCTCACTGAGCTTACCCCCGTCCAGGCCGAATACCTCAGCCTGGACATCAACGGCCCCTTCAAGCCTGAGATCTACCGTTACTAA
- a CDS encoding Xanthine uracil permease family, whose amino-acid sequence MPALETTALLFFTTAKSLSSKDFAPPSESTSTSRHPRHTSLIAYLSICAPFVFTSTMAYYENRRYRDSRDRYPRPASYADPLDDTRGYYRRHEQNIYAPRASDDSIEEVRREYPSGSDYAHERSYASRRPRRPDYENGRRASSVSGCDSHNDAAYQSSGSHRLRHYEDQRSRRSKYDSDSSPSRSPPRNRRRRSFSEQALGALGLGGVAASASRDDRGRGRSQSHRRHRSYSRSSSDSRSRSRHRGSSKRDKSEQRIIQAARAALTAGAVEAFKQRKEPGEWAGTKGKRVLTAAITAGGTDGLVDKDPSKHGTRHVIESTLAGLAASHFIGGGSRSRSRGRDGGRSSGGRSLKNLAATGAIAAAGKEIFDRYSKSRSRPRGRSDSRGSDPGERGSRKRSKSVSDYITKGMTALGLGEGEDRHRDSRDRRTRDGVEAREISDEKKQRKKLKRDMLITGGLASVATIHAAHSLYNGVEKRKERMHQLKEGEITPEEARKLRMKANTKDAVSIGLAALGIKGAYGEWKEVMEKRKETAHFQEECLQRAAKRERRRARSQGAPSRRHHWPDEVESAPSMHEPRSENTPIYRDGNPYGAHDAPQISY is encoded by the exons ATGCCCGCTTTGGAAACAACGGCTTTGCTGTTCTTTA CCACTGCCAAGTCTCTCAGCTCCAAAGACTTCGCTCCCCCATCCGAATCCACATCGACGTCACGCCACCCCCGCCATACATCTCTGATCGC TTATCTTTCAATTTGTGCTCCCTTCGTTTTCACCTCAACCATGGCGTACTACGAAAACCGCCGTTATCGCGATTCGCGCGACCGTTACCCACGCCCCGCCAGTTACGCTGATCCGTTGGATGACACTCGTGGCTATTATCGAAGGCACGAGCAGAACATTTATGCACCCCGTGCCAGTGACGACTCGATCGAGGAAGTGCGGCGCGAATACCCATCAGGCTCAGACTATGCTCACGAGCGTTCTTATGCCTCTCGACGGCCGCGACGACCCGATTACGAGAATGGGCGCCGGGCATCCTCCGTCAGCGGTTGTGATTCACACAACGATGCTGCCTACCAAAGCTCTGGTTCTCATCGATTAAGACATTATGAGGACCAAC GCTCCCGTCGCTCCAAGTACGATTCCGATTCTTCTCCAAGTCGCTCTCCGCCCCGCAATAGACGTCGCAGGTCATTTAGCGAGCAAGCCCTGGGCGCCCTCGGCCTCGGGGGTGTCGCTGCTTCGGCCAGCCGCGACGACCGTGGTCGCGGCCGTTCCCAGTCCCACCGTCGCCACAGATCATATTCGAGATCATCGTCAGATTCACGGAGTCGCAGCCGTCATCGCGGCAGCAGCAAACGTGATAAAAGCGAGCAGCGCATCATTCAAGCTGCTCGCGCCGCCTTGACAGCCGGTGCAGTTGAGGCTTTCAAACAGCGCAAAGAGCCCGGAGAATGGGCCGGTACGAAAGGAAAGCGCGTCCTCACTGCTGCTATAACTGCTGGTGGCACCGACGGCCTGGTCGATAAAGATCCTAGCAAGCATGGCACACGTCATGTGATCGAGTCTACGCTTGCAGGTCTGGCTGCCAGTCACTTCATAGGTGGTGGTTCACGCTCACGATCTCGTGGCCGAGACGGTGGTCGCTCTTCAGGTGGCAGAAGTCTCAAGAATCTTGCTGCCACTGGAGCGATCGCAGCCGCGGGAAAGGAGATCTTTGATCGATACTCAAAATCACGTTCTCGGCCTCGCGGCCGCAGCGACTCCCGTGGCAGCGACCCGGGCGAGCGTGGCTCTCGCAAGCGCAGCAAGAGCGTTTCAGATTACATCACCAAGGGCATGACCGCCCTGGGACTTGGAGAAGGTGAAGATCGTCATCGCGACAGCAGAGACCGTC GGACTCGAGACGGGGTAGAGGCTCGAGAGAT TTCTGATGAAAAGAAGCAACGCAAGAAGTTGAAGCGGGATATGCTGATCACGGGAGGTCTGGCTAGCGTGGCTACCATCCAcgctgcgcacagtctttACAATGGCGTGGAGAAGAGGAAAGAGCGGATGCACCAGTTGAAAGAGGGAGAGATTACgcccgaggaggcccgcaAACTTCGCATGAAAGCTAATACAAAGGACGCCGTGAGTATCGGTCTCGCCGCACTTGGTATCAAGGGTGCCTATGGTGAATGGAAGGAGGTTATGGAGAAGCGCAAGGAAACTGCCCATTTCCAGGAGGAATGTCTTCAACGTGCTGCTAAGCGTGAGCGTCGCCGTGCTCGTAGCCAGGGTGCACCTTCCCGTCGTCATCACTGGCCTGATGAAGTTGAATCTGCACCTTCAATGCATGAACCACGGAGCGAAAATACCCCGATTTATCGTGATGGAAATCCGTACGGGGCTCATGACGCACCGCAGATCTCTTACTAG